One genomic region from Microcella humidisoli encodes:
- a CDS encoding LacI family DNA-binding transcriptional regulator, whose amino-acid sequence MDAAPIHTPTIRDVARAAGVSHQTVSRVLNEHPNVSRATRERVSTAIAKLGYQPSRAAVSLATNQSRMLGILTASTTQYGPISGIAGIEQAARSAGYWVCTVDVDPHDRKSIVDGLDHLYHLGIDGLVVIAPQRPVLDVLNRHPLRGPVVTLGSTTTLGAMSLTVDQTGGARAATRHLLENGHTRIAHIGGPADWEEAAVRAAAFNEELLASGIAPGPTVLGDWTSASGYRAARRLLDFRPTGVFAANDQMALGAIHAFNEAGLRVPDDVSIVGFDDLPDASHFAPPLTTVRQDFTELGRAAVDLLLGIKKEMLVERQPQLVLRDSVRDVRDLAT is encoded by the coding sequence ATGGACGCCGCACCCATTCACACGCCTACCATTCGTGATGTCGCGCGCGCAGCCGGGGTCTCGCACCAGACTGTGTCACGGGTCCTCAACGAGCATCCGAACGTGAGTCGGGCCACGCGGGAGCGTGTGTCAACGGCGATCGCGAAGCTCGGGTATCAGCCAAGTCGAGCTGCAGTTTCGCTGGCGACGAATCAATCGAGAATGCTTGGGATCCTGACGGCCTCAACGACTCAGTACGGACCTATATCTGGTATCGCTGGCATCGAGCAGGCGGCCCGTTCTGCCGGCTATTGGGTGTGCACGGTAGATGTCGATCCGCACGACCGCAAGTCGATCGTAGATGGTCTCGACCACCTGTATCACCTGGGCATTGATGGTCTCGTTGTGATCGCTCCACAACGACCAGTGCTCGACGTACTCAATCGTCATCCCCTACGAGGTCCTGTGGTTACGTTGGGTTCAACGACTACGCTCGGCGCAATGAGCCTTACGGTCGATCAGACCGGCGGAGCCCGGGCTGCCACCCGGCACCTTCTTGAGAATGGGCACACTCGCATTGCCCATATCGGTGGACCGGCCGACTGGGAGGAGGCAGCGGTTCGCGCTGCTGCCTTCAACGAGGAACTCCTGGCGTCGGGGATCGCCCCGGGGCCCACGGTCCTCGGCGATTGGACCTCAGCATCCGGCTATCGTGCCGCTCGTCGACTCTTAGACTTCCGGCCTACGGGCGTCTTCGCAGCAAACGACCAAATGGCGCTCGGAGCGATTCATGCCTTCAACGAGGCGGGGCTCCGAGTGCCTGACGATGTCTCTATTGTGGGATTCGATGACTTGCCTGACGCGAGCCACTTCGCCCCGCCCCTCACGACGGTCAGACAGGACTTTACCGAGCTGGGCCGGGCGGCGGTTGACTTGTTGCTGGGTATCAAGAAGGAAATGCTCGTCGAGCGACAGCCCCAGCTTGTTCTCCGCGATTCCGTCCGCGACGTGCGTGATCTTGCTACCTAG
- a CDS encoding acetyl-CoA C-acetyltransferase produces MAHSSALVPDVVFESQPANAIAPVLTTTSLSVYGLLTVDVNEASAAAARFVQVAKQLSVPADIIFPNRAVIAPNLSIGAFGARKLETFARRLEEIGDLLLPLQLYSWQLGQTLRWSYLIVGPPVPLVTVLTVHGHGFPSG; encoded by the coding sequence ATGGCGCACTCATCAGCCTTGGTTCCCGACGTCGTCTTTGAGTCGCAGCCCGCAAATGCAATTGCGCCAGTCCTCACCACAACTTCACTCTCGGTCTATGGCCTTCTGACAGTCGACGTCAATGAAGCATCAGCCGCGGCTGCTCGTTTCGTTCAGGTGGCGAAACAACTGAGTGTTCCGGCTGACATCATTTTTCCGAACAGGGCAGTGATCGCGCCCAATCTCTCGATCGGTGCCTTCGGCGCTCGAAAGCTGGAGACGTTCGCTCGTCGACTGGAAGAGATTGGGGATCTCCTTCTGCCGCTACAACTCTATTCGTGGCAACTGGGCCAGACACTGCGATGGTCGTATTTGATCGTGGGGCCACCGGTGCCGCTTGTCACGGTCCTGACGGTTCACGGCCACGGCTTCCCTAGCGGATAG
- a CDS encoding LacI family DNA-binding transcriptional regulator: MAPIGIKDVARHASVSVGTVSNVLNRPSRVSEETVARVRQAIDTLGFVRNDAARQLRIGHSSTIGLVVLDIGNPFFADIARGAEDAADSAGLSVILGNSDENTVREGAYLDLFEEQRVRGVLISPIGDVTERLNRLRSNGTRTVLVDRSGAGTGVSSVSVDNVAGGYLAVRHLLDLGRRRIAYLGAQFEIRQVVDRLEGARRAIAEVPGAQLEVVRADGLTVVDGRKAGQAIARRATADRPDAVFTVNDLLAVGVLQAFVMTSDVRVPDEVALVGYDDIDFAAATVVPLTSVRQPSRMLGETAVSILLEELDDPELTPQNVVFSPELVVRASSVYPPPA; this comes from the coding sequence ATGGCACCGATCGGCATCAAGGATGTTGCCCGGCACGCGAGCGTCTCAGTGGGGACGGTCTCCAACGTGCTCAACCGGCCTTCGCGGGTGAGCGAGGAGACCGTGGCGCGCGTGCGACAGGCGATCGACACGCTGGGCTTCGTGCGCAACGATGCGGCCCGTCAACTGCGCATCGGCCACAGCTCGACCATCGGACTCGTCGTGCTCGATATTGGAAACCCGTTCTTCGCCGACATCGCACGGGGCGCGGAGGACGCTGCCGACTCAGCCGGGCTCTCGGTGATTCTGGGCAACAGCGACGAGAACACGGTTCGAGAGGGGGCGTACCTCGATCTCTTCGAGGAGCAGCGTGTTCGCGGCGTCCTCATCTCTCCGATCGGAGATGTGACCGAACGGCTCAACCGCTTGCGGAGCAACGGAACCCGCACCGTGCTGGTCGACCGCAGCGGCGCAGGCACCGGGGTGTCGTCTGTTTCGGTCGACAACGTCGCCGGCGGGTACCTTGCCGTTCGGCACCTCCTCGACCTCGGCCGGCGCCGGATCGCATACCTGGGCGCCCAGTTCGAGATTCGACAGGTCGTCGATCGACTCGAGGGAGCTCGACGCGCGATCGCCGAAGTGCCGGGAGCCCAGCTCGAAGTGGTCCGCGCGGACGGGTTGACCGTGGTCGATGGTCGGAAGGCCGGTCAAGCGATCGCTCGTCGCGCCACTGCGGATCGGCCCGATGCCGTGTTCACCGTCAACGATCTGCTCGCCGTCGGCGTGCTCCAGGCCTTCGTCATGACGAGCGACGTGCGAGTACCGGACGAGGTAGCTCTGGTGGGGTACGACGATATCGACTTCGCCGCGGCCACGGTGGTGCCGCTGACCTCAGTTCGGCAGCCGAGCCGGATGCTCGGAGAGACCGCGGTGAGCATCCTGCTCGAAGAACTCGACGACCCCGAACTGACGCCACAGAATGTGGTCTTCTCCCCAGAGTTGGTCGTCAGGGCCAGCTCTGTGTACCCGCCCCCGGCGTGA
- the rhaI gene encoding L-rhamnose isomerase has protein sequence MTTFDTIAPNLDRQSIELPSWAFGNSGTRFRVFTTPGTPRDPFEKIADAAQVHRHTGLAPSVALHIPWDKVDDYAALCAHAEDHGVTLGTINSNTFQDEEYKFGSLAATDAKVRQRAIDHHFDCIDIMHATGSRDLKIWLADGTNYPGQDDMRRRQDHLAESLATIYARLGDEHRLVLEYKFFEPAFYHTDVPDWGTAYAQVTALGDKAMVCLDTGHHAPGTNIEFIVMQLLRLGKLGSFDFNSRFYADDDLIVGAADPFQLFRIMVEVVRGGAYDEGSEVAFMLDQCHNIEEKIPGQMRSVLNVQEMTARALLIDREALDAAQRENDVLAANAIMMDAFYTDVRTPLAEWRESRGLPADPLATYAASGYRERIVAERVGGQQAGWNA, from the coding sequence ATGACGACCTTCGATACCATCGCGCCCAACCTTGACCGGCAGTCGATCGAACTCCCCTCCTGGGCATTCGGTAACTCCGGCACCCGGTTCCGCGTCTTCACGACGCCGGGAACGCCCCGCGACCCCTTCGAGAAGATCGCAGACGCGGCACAGGTGCACCGGCACACGGGCCTCGCCCCCTCGGTCGCTCTGCACATTCCGTGGGACAAGGTGGATGACTATGCGGCCCTGTGCGCGCACGCTGAAGACCACGGCGTCACACTCGGGACCATCAACTCGAACACCTTCCAAGACGAGGAGTACAAGTTCGGCTCGCTCGCCGCGACCGACGCGAAGGTCCGCCAACGGGCGATCGACCACCACTTCGACTGCATCGACATCATGCATGCCACGGGCTCGCGCGATCTGAAGATCTGGCTAGCTGACGGCACCAACTACCCAGGCCAAGACGACATGCGTCGCCGGCAAGATCACCTGGCCGAGAGCTTGGCGACCATCTACGCGCGTCTGGGCGATGAGCATCGCCTCGTGCTCGAGTACAAGTTCTTCGAGCCGGCGTTCTACCACACCGACGTTCCCGATTGGGGGACCGCTTATGCGCAGGTCACCGCGCTCGGTGACAAGGCGATGGTCTGCCTCGACACTGGCCACCATGCCCCCGGCACCAACATCGAGTTCATCGTCATGCAGTTGTTGCGCCTGGGCAAGCTCGGCTCGTTCGACTTCAACTCGCGCTTCTACGCCGACGACGACTTGATCGTCGGGGCCGCCGACCCCTTCCAACTGTTCCGCATCATGGTAGAAGTCGTGCGCGGCGGAGCGTACGACGAGGGCAGCGAGGTCGCCTTCATGCTCGATCAATGTCACAACATTGAAGAGAAGATTCCCGGCCAGATGCGCAGCGTGCTCAACGTGCAAGAGATGACCGCTCGCGCCCTGCTGATCGACCGGGAGGCGCTCGATGCCGCTCAGCGCGAAAATGACGTGCTCGCCGCGAACGCGATCATGATGGACGCCTTCTACACGGATGTCCGCACTCCGCTCGCCGAGTGGCGCGAGTCGCGCGGCCTGCCCGCCGACCCGCTCGCCACCTACGCCGCGAGCGGCTACCGCGAGCGCATCGTGGCTGAGCGCGTGGGGGGCCAACAGGCCGGATGGAACGCGTGA
- a CDS encoding L-rhamnose mutarotase, whose translation MERVRVAFRLQVRPELLDDYRAVHSPVRREMLEAIAASGRRNYSLFIDESDGTLFGYYEVDDDDAAQASLAASKVASQWETEMSRFFISLGGRADQAARRLPEVFNLTEQLEGS comes from the coding sequence ATGGAACGCGTGAGAGTCGCCTTCCGCCTGCAGGTGAGGCCCGAGTTGCTCGACGACTACCGCGCGGTGCACTCGCCCGTGCGTCGCGAGATGCTCGAGGCGATTGCGGCGAGTGGCCGGCGCAACTATTCCCTCTTCATCGATGAGTCCGATGGCACGCTATTCGGCTACTACGAGGTTGATGACGACGACGCCGCACAGGCCTCGCTCGCGGCGAGCAAGGTTGCCTCGCAGTGGGAGACCGAGATGTCGCGCTTCTTCATCAGCTTGGGCGGCCGCGCAGACCAAGCCGCGCGTCGACTGCCCGAGGTCTTCAACTTGACCGAACAACTGGAAGGCTCCTGA
- a CDS encoding bifunctional aldolase/short-chain dehydrogenase, giving the protein MTVTNDLIARSNRLGAEPHITNYAGGNTSAKGTEIDPVTGEQVELLWVKGSGGDLGTLAEKGLAVLRLDRMRALVNVYPGLDREDEMVAAFDYCLHGTGGAAPSIDTAMHGLVDAAHVDHLHPDAGIAIATAKDGDKLTKKIFGEKVVWVPWRRPGFQLGLDIAAIKAANPQAIGCILGGHGITAWADTSAQCEKNSRWIIDTAQAYLDAKGKKAPFGRERKGFGALPAEERRAKAAALAPTIRGLASHDRPMVGHFSDDPRVLDFLASAKAPALAELGTSCPDHFLRTKVKPLLLDLPAGASVEASIQRLTELHERYRADYTAYYEKHADADSPAIRGADPLIVLIPGVGMFSFGANKQTARVAGEFYLNAINVMRGAESVSTYTPISDAEKFRIEYWALEEAKLARMPQPKSHATRVAFVTGAASGIGKAIATRLAAEGACVVIADLDLAKAQAAAAELGSTDVAIGVQVNVTDEAQIAKGIQDAVLAFGGIDIVVNNAGLSLSKPLLETTEADWDLQHDVMAKGSFLVSKAAARVLIDQGLGGDVIYISSKNSVFAGPNNIAYSAAKADQAHQVRLLAVELGEHGIKVNGINPDGVVRGSGIFAAGWGANRAKTYGIEEEKLGEFYAQRTILKREVLPDHVANAVAVLTGPELSHTTGLHIPVDAGVAAAFLR; this is encoded by the coding sequence ATGACGGTCACGAACGACCTCATCGCCCGCAGCAATCGCCTCGGCGCCGAGCCGCACATCACCAACTATGCCGGGGGCAACACTTCGGCCAAGGGCACTGAGATCGACCCGGTCACGGGTGAGCAGGTCGAGTTGCTCTGGGTCAAGGGCTCGGGCGGTGACCTCGGCACGCTGGCCGAGAAGGGTCTTGCCGTGCTGCGGCTCGACCGCATGCGCGCGCTCGTCAACGTCTACCCGGGCCTCGACCGCGAGGACGAGATGGTCGCGGCGTTCGACTACTGCCTGCACGGCACGGGCGGCGCGGCCCCCAGCATTGACACCGCGATGCATGGGCTGGTGGATGCGGCCCACGTCGACCACCTGCACCCTGATGCCGGCATCGCGATCGCCACGGCGAAAGACGGCGACAAGCTGACGAAGAAGATCTTCGGCGAGAAGGTCGTGTGGGTACCGTGGCGCCGCCCCGGCTTTCAGCTCGGACTCGACATCGCCGCCATCAAGGCCGCGAACCCGCAGGCGATCGGCTGCATCCTCGGCGGCCACGGCATCACGGCGTGGGCCGACACGAGCGCGCAGTGCGAGAAAAACAGCCGCTGGATCATCGACACCGCGCAGGCCTATCTCGACGCGAAGGGCAAGAAGGCTCCCTTCGGTCGGGAGCGCAAGGGTTTCGGGGCGCTTCCGGCCGAGGAGCGTCGCGCGAAGGCCGCCGCGCTCGCGCCCACGATCCGAGGTCTTGCCAGCCACGACCGCCCCATGGTCGGGCACTTCAGCGACGACCCGCGGGTGCTCGACTTCCTCGCCTCGGCGAAGGCTCCGGCCCTGGCCGAGCTGGGCACGAGCTGCCCCGACCACTTCTTGCGCACGAAGGTCAAACCCCTGCTGCTCGACCTGCCGGCCGGGGCGAGCGTCGAGGCGAGCATCCAGCGTCTGACAGAACTGCACGAGCGGTACCGCGCCGACTACACGGCCTACTACGAGAAGCACGCCGACGCCGACTCTCCAGCGATCAGGGGCGCCGACCCGCTCATCGTGCTCATACCGGGTGTCGGCATGTTCAGCTTTGGTGCGAACAAACAGACTGCGCGTGTCGCCGGAGAGTTCTATCTCAACGCCATCAACGTCATGCGCGGCGCCGAATCGGTGAGCACCTACACGCCCATCAGCGACGCCGAGAAGTTCCGTATCGAGTACTGGGCACTCGAAGAGGCCAAGCTCGCCCGGATGCCGCAACCGAAGAGCCACGCCACGCGTGTCGCCTTCGTGACGGGAGCCGCGAGCGGCATCGGCAAGGCCATCGCCACGCGCCTCGCGGCCGAGGGCGCGTGCGTCGTCATCGCCGACCTCGACCTCGCGAAGGCGCAGGCCGCCGCGGCCGAGCTCGGGTCGACCGACGTCGCGATCGGCGTTCAGGTCAACGTCACCGACGAGGCCCAGATCGCCAAGGGCATCCAGGATGCTGTGCTCGCGTTCGGCGGCATCGACATCGTCGTGAACAACGCCGGGCTGTCGCTCAGCAAGCCGCTGCTCGAGACGACCGAAGCCGACTGGGATCTTCAGCACGACGTCATGGCGAAAGGCTCGTTCCTCGTGTCGAAGGCCGCCGCGCGGGTGCTCATCGACCAGGGGCTTGGCGGCGACGTCATCTACATCTCGAGCAAGAACTCGGTGTTCGCCGGCCCCAACAACATCGCCTACTCGGCGGCGAAGGCTGATCAGGCGCACCAGGTGCGGCTGCTGGCCGTCGAGCTCGGCGAGCACGGCATCAAGGTCAACGGCATCAACCCCGACGGGGTCGTGCGCGGCTCGGGCATCTTCGCCGCCGGGTGGGGTGCCAATCGGGCGAAGACGTATGGCATCGAGGAGGAGAAGCTGGGCGAGTTCTACGCGCAGCGCACGATCCTCAAGCGCGAGGTGCTGCCCGACCATGTGGCCAACGCAGTCGCGGTGCTCACCGGGCCCGAGCTCTCGCACACCACCGGCCTGCACATTCCCGTTGACGCGGGTGTCGCCGCGGCATTCCTGCGGTAG
- a CDS encoding rhamnulokinase yields MSIHVAAIDLGATSGRVMRAIVDTDALDLVEVARFPNGPVQRDDGLHWDIKALRGHILAGLRQAFLDDPQITSIGIDSWAVDYALMAGERMLAEPFHYRDDRTARGVAAVHAVVPPDELYALSGLQHLPFNTVFQLAAEPPERLAAADHMLLIPDLVAFWLTGRVVAEVTNASTTGLLDPRTRQWNEALIARLGLPRGLFPELVQPGDDLGPLRADLAAELGAPAGVRVTAVGSHDTASAVVGVPMVRPEAVYISCGTWGLVGLELEHPVITDDSRAANFTNEGGVDGRVRFLHNVMGLWLLSESVRAWEAESGSIDLSALLAEAAAVTAPMPTFDANDPRLMPPGDMPARIAEQLREQSFPVPRSRAEFTRCIIESLAVAFADTVRTARGLAKREVGVIHLVGGGALNALLCQLVADRSGLPVKAGPVEATAIGNVLVQARAADTRGVLGAHATVERLREIVAASHTPVQFAPRLPALR; encoded by the coding sequence GTGAGCATCCACGTCGCCGCCATCGATCTGGGCGCCACGAGCGGCCGGGTCATGCGCGCCATCGTCGACACGGACGCGCTCGACCTGGTCGAGGTCGCGCGCTTTCCGAACGGACCAGTGCAGCGCGACGACGGCCTGCACTGGGACATCAAGGCGCTGCGCGGACACATCCTCGCCGGGTTGCGGCAGGCCTTCCTCGACGACCCGCAGATCACCTCGATCGGCATCGACTCGTGGGCGGTCGACTACGCGCTGATGGCGGGCGAACGGATGCTCGCCGAGCCCTTCCACTACCGCGACGACCGCACCGCGCGCGGGGTCGCCGCGGTGCACGCCGTCGTGCCGCCCGACGAGCTCTATGCCCTCTCGGGCCTGCAGCACCTGCCGTTCAACACGGTCTTCCAGCTCGCCGCGGAGCCGCCCGAGCGGCTCGCCGCCGCCGACCACATGCTGCTCATCCCCGACCTGGTCGCCTTCTGGCTGACCGGTCGCGTAGTCGCCGAGGTCACCAACGCCTCCACCACCGGGCTGCTCGACCCCCGCACCCGGCAGTGGAACGAGGCGCTCATCGCGCGCCTCGGGCTGCCGCGCGGGCTCTTTCCCGAGCTCGTGCAGCCGGGTGACGATCTCGGGCCGCTGCGAGCTGACCTCGCCGCCGAGCTCGGTGCGCCTGCCGGAGTGCGGGTCACGGCCGTCGGATCCCACGACACGGCGTCGGCCGTCGTCGGCGTGCCCATGGTGCGGCCCGAGGCCGTCTACATCAGCTGCGGCACTTGGGGGCTCGTGGGGCTTGAGCTCGAGCATCCGGTGATCACCGACGACAGCCGCGCGGCGAACTTCACGAACGAGGGTGGCGTCGACGGCCGCGTGCGGTTCTTGCACAACGTCATGGGGCTGTGGTTGCTGAGCGAGTCGGTGCGCGCCTGGGAGGCGGAGTCAGGGTCGATCGACCTCAGCGCCCTGCTCGCCGAGGCCGCTGCCGTGACCGCGCCGATGCCGACCTTCGACGCCAACGACCCCCGGCTCATGCCCCCGGGCGACATGCCGGCCCGGATCGCTGAGCAGCTGCGCGAGCAGAGCTTCCCGGTCCCGCGGAGTCGTGCCGAGTTCACGCGCTGCATCATCGAGAGCCTTGCGGTCGCGTTCGCCGATACGGTTCGGACGGCGCGTGGTCTTGCGAAGCGAGAGGTCGGGGTGATCCACCTGGTCGGCGGTGGGGCCCTCAATGCTCTCCTCTGCCAATTGGTGGCTGACCGCTCCGGGCTGCCCGTAAAGGCTGGGCCGGTGGAGGCGACCGCGATCGGCAACGTGCTCGTCCAGGCGAGGGCGGCAGACACGCGCGGTGTTCTGGGTGCTCATGCGACGGTCGAGCGACTGCGAGAAATCGTCGCCGCGTCGCACACTCCGGTTCAGTTCGCGCCTCGCCTCCCCGCGTTGAGGTGA
- a CDS encoding glycoside hydrolase family 43 protein, with amino-acid sequence MIRYRNPVVRGTAPDPSVVRVGADFYLVTSSFELFPGLVIRHSTDLITWTVIGAAVQRSSQVRRDGQPGAVSLFAPTIRYGDGRFVIACTNVAPGQGNFLVTADDPAGPWSDAIWEDEAGFDPSLLHDDGRWIYTRRSLDPLPDGRLGPVVQAEIDIDSGVLGPLVAVTPDHQGWCSNDIEGPHLYRIGDWYYLFAAEGGTWKGHMQTVARSRTPFGPFEPCPDNPVLTHRHRVGHPVQSVGHAELIDTPAGEWWALCLGTRHQGSGPLTVHHNLGRETFLLPVEWRDGWPVLGAEGRVDLDMAVDREPLPASRSTPSVRDHAAEWRTLGDPGRWLAADAMTVAVPVGLRWDASISDALSRAAPIGARLSAQLEDEHRQVVELGLPTIGESDAAVGGGFWSDAEHWCAITVRVMGGDVEVVAELCIDDVRSRETRKMPLTSVSAKVLLELDARPERYRVALHDSAGRELATVRCRARLFSAEATEWFTGVHLMLVAAAPDRASDADGLPVEIVVTVHESAAVPPLGATDIATAAVAPAL; translated from the coding sequence GTGATCCGCTATAGGAACCCTGTCGTTCGGGGGACAGCACCTGACCCGTCCGTCGTCCGGGTCGGAGCCGACTTTTACCTCGTCACGAGTTCATTCGAGCTCTTCCCGGGCCTCGTCATCCGGCACTCCACCGACCTCATCACGTGGACCGTGATCGGTGCAGCCGTCCAGCGGTCCTCGCAGGTGCGACGTGACGGGCAACCGGGGGCTGTGAGTCTGTTCGCGCCCACCATTCGCTATGGCGACGGACGATTCGTGATCGCGTGCACGAACGTCGCCCCCGGGCAGGGCAACTTCCTTGTGACCGCTGACGATCCAGCGGGCCCGTGGTCCGACGCGATCTGGGAGGACGAGGCCGGATTCGACCCGTCTCTTCTCCACGATGACGGGCGATGGATCTACACGCGCCGCAGCCTCGACCCTCTTCCCGACGGTCGGCTCGGCCCCGTCGTGCAGGCGGAGATCGATATCGATTCTGGCGTGCTCGGCCCACTCGTCGCGGTTACCCCCGATCATCAAGGATGGTGCTCGAACGACATCGAGGGTCCGCACCTCTACCGCATCGGTGACTGGTACTACCTGTTCGCCGCCGAGGGCGGCACGTGGAAGGGTCACATGCAGACGGTCGCTCGGAGCCGAACCCCCTTCGGCCCCTTCGAGCCGTGTCCCGACAACCCCGTCCTTACTCACCGTCATCGGGTCGGGCATCCGGTGCAGTCGGTCGGACACGCCGAACTGATCGATACTCCTGCCGGTGAGTGGTGGGCGCTGTGCCTCGGCACTCGACACCAGGGTTCCGGGCCCCTCACCGTGCACCACAACCTCGGTCGAGAGACGTTCCTCCTGCCGGTTGAGTGGCGTGACGGATGGCCGGTGCTCGGGGCGGAGGGTCGGGTCGACCTCGACATGGCTGTCGATCGTGAGCCTCTCCCCGCATCGCGCAGCACCCCGTCGGTGCGTGACCACGCCGCCGAGTGGCGCACGCTCGGTGACCCCGGTCGATGGCTCGCTGCCGATGCGATGACTGTCGCCGTCCCGGTCGGTCTACGCTGGGACGCGTCGATCTCCGACGCACTCTCCCGTGCCGCTCCGATCGGGGCCCGGCTGTCGGCTCAGCTCGAAGACGAGCACCGTCAGGTTGTCGAGCTCGGTCTGCCGACGATCGGGGAATCCGATGCGGCCGTCGGTGGGGGCTTCTGGTCCGATGCGGAGCACTGGTGTGCGATCACCGTTCGCGTGATGGGTGGTGATGTCGAGGTGGTCGCTGAGCTCTGCATCGATGACGTGCGCTCCCGGGAGACCCGAAAGATGCCGCTCACGTCCGTGAGCGCGAAGGTTCTGCTGGAACTCGATGCTCGGCCCGAGCGCTATCGCGTTGCCCTACACGACTCTGCAGGGCGCGAACTCGCCACGGTCCGCTGTCGCGCGCGGCTGTTCTCGGCAGAAGCCACCGAGTGGTTCACGGGCGTGCACTTGATGCTGGTGGCGGCAGCGCCGGATCGAGCTTCCGATGCAGACGGACTGCCGGTCGAGATCGTCGTGACCGTGCACGAATCTGCTGCCGTACCGCCCTTGGGCGCCACCGACATCGCGACCGCGGCAGTCGCTCCCGCCCTCTGA
- a CDS encoding aldo/keto reductase, with protein sequence MTPVLDRPGVVLGIAALVLNEGATDENARTVIAAAVDDGVLALDTARAYARVDDDGVGERLAAEGRERRPGLPIITKAGHYRAGASAWHSDGGVDRMRADAARSVELLGGPLDLLLLHRADRVDDLEESVATLAALREEGLARAVGLSNASTELIDRALAVAPIDAVQNRLGLGVDSFAEYRHCRDAGIDFFGYAPFGGPRAAPLATRVPHVAALATQRAASVHRLTLAAVLDVLPGYWPVIGSTRVESVRDAIGAMAEPVDDELRQALLGDLASRGVAV encoded by the coding sequence GTGACCCCCGTGCTCGATCGACCCGGCGTCGTGCTCGGCATCGCCGCCCTCGTGCTCAACGAGGGCGCGACCGACGAGAACGCGCGCACCGTGATCGCGGCGGCCGTCGACGACGGCGTGCTCGCGCTCGACACGGCGCGAGCCTACGCGCGCGTCGACGACGACGGCGTGGGCGAGCGGCTCGCGGCCGAGGGCCGCGAACGGCGCCCGGGGCTTCCGATCATCACGAAGGCCGGACACTACCGGGCGGGAGCCTCGGCCTGGCACTCCGACGGCGGCGTCGACCGGATGCGCGCCGACGCCGCGCGCAGCGTCGAGCTGCTCGGCGGCCCCCTCGACCTCCTGCTGCTGCACCGTGCCGACCGTGTCGACGACCTCGAGGAGTCGGTGGCGACGCTCGCCGCGCTGCGGGAGGAGGGGCTCGCGCGCGCCGTCGGGCTGTCGAACGCGTCGACCGAGCTCATCGACCGCGCGCTCGCGGTCGCGCCGATCGACGCGGTGCAGAACCGCCTCGGCCTGGGCGTCGACAGCTTCGCCGAGTATCGGCACTGCCGCGATGCCGGCATCGACTTCTTCGGCTACGCGCCGTTCGGCGGCCCCCGCGCCGCGCCCCTCGCCACACGCGTTCCGCACGTCGCCGCGCTCGCGACGCAGCGCGCGGCCTCGGTGCACCGCCTGACGCTCGCCGCCGTGCTCGACGTGCTGCCCGGCTACTGGCCGGTCATCGGCTCGACCCGGGTCGAGTCGGTGCGCGATGCGATCGGCGCCATGGCCGAGCCGGTCGACGATGAGCTGCGGCAGGCGCTGCTCGGCGACCTCGCGTCGCGCGGCGTCGCCGTCTAG
- a CDS encoding MarR family winged helix-turn-helix transcriptional regulator, which translates to MAAARAHRRRAALALAPLGLHPGQELLLSILAKRGSATQVQLARILGVEPPTIAKMVGRLEAAGFAERMADPRDARAKLVSLTDQGRDAAAHVGAVWAELSALTAAGLTPDEAAELTRLLTVVADRLGRDDLATTNPSTPDAR; encoded by the coding sequence ATGGCCGCCGCGCGGGCCCACCGCCGCCGCGCGGCCCTCGCCCTTGCGCCGCTCGGACTGCACCCCGGTCAAGAGTTGCTACTCAGCATCCTGGCGAAGCGGGGGTCGGCCACGCAGGTGCAGCTCGCCCGCATTCTCGGCGTCGAGCCGCCCACCATCGCCAAGATGGTCGGGCGGCTCGAGGCCGCCGGGTTCGCCGAACGCATGGCCGACCCGCGTGACGCGCGCGCCAAGCTCGTGAGCCTCACCGATCAGGGCAGGGATGCGGCCGCGCACGTCGGCGCCGTGTGGGCCGAGTTGAGCGCGCTCACGGCCGCCGGCCTCACGCCCGACGAGGCCGCCGAGCTGACCCGGCTGCTGACCGTGGTGGCGGATCGCCTCGGGCGCGACGACCTCGCGACGACAAACCCCTCGACGCCCGACGCGCGCTAG